A stretch of the Xiphias gladius isolate SHS-SW01 ecotype Sanya breed wild chromosome 21, ASM1685928v1, whole genome shotgun sequence genome encodes the following:
- the wnt4 gene encoding protein Wnt-4a, which translates to MTEDYVLRCVLMLCCALLSANASNWLYLAKLSSVGSIRDEETCERLRGLIQRQVQICKRSVEVMDAVRRGAQLAIDECQFQFRNRRWNCSTLETMPVFGKVVTQGTREAAFVYAISAASVAFAVTRACSSGELEKCGCDHNVHGVSPEGFQWSGCSDNIAYGVAFSQSFVDVRERSKGQSSSRALMNLHNNEAGRKAILSHMRVECKCHGVSGSCEVKTCWKAMPPFRKVGNVIKEKFDGATEVEQRKVGTTKVLVPRNSQFKPHTDEDLVYLDPSPDFCDYDPRTPGMLGTVGRQCNRTSKAIDGCELMCCGRGFQTQEVEVVDRCSCKFHWCCYVKCKQCRKMVEMHTCR; encoded by the exons gtaCTTGGCCAAGCTGTCGTCAGTGGGAAGCATCAGGGATGAGGAGACATGCGAGAGGTTACGAGGCCTCATCCAGAGACAG GTTCAGATCTGTAAGCGCAGTGTGGAGGTGATGGATGCCGTGCGTCGCGGGGCCCAGCTGGCTATAGATGagtgtcagtttcagtttcGCAATCGTCGATGGAACTGCTCCACTCTCGAGACAATGCCTGTGTTTGGCAAAGTGGTCACCCAGG GCACCCGTGAGGCAGCCTTTGTGTATGCCATCTCAGCAGCCAGTGTGGCGTTTGCGGTCACAAGGGCCTGCAGCAGCGGAGAGCTGGAAAAATGTGGCTGCGACCACAATGTACATGGAGTCAGTCCAGAGG GGTTCCAGTGGTCGGGCTGCAGTGATAACATTGCGTATGGAGTGGCCTTTTCTCAGTCCTTTGTGGATGTGAGAGAAAGGAGTAAAGGCCAGTCCTCCAGTCGGGCTCTCATGAACCTGCATAACAACGAGGCAGGCAGAAAG GCCATCCTGTCCCACATGCGTGTGGAGTGCAAATGTCACGGCGTGTCAGGCTCCTGTGAGGTAAAGACCTGCTGGAAAGCCATGCCACCCTTCCGCAAGGTGGGCAACGTCATCAAGGAGAAGTTTGATGGCGCCACTGAGGTGGAGCAGCGCAAGGTGGGCACCACCAAAGTCCTGGTCCCTCGCAACTCCCAGTTCAAACCTCACACGGATGAAGACTTGGTCTACCTGGACCCAAGTCCAGATTTCTGCGACTATGATCCACGCACACCGGGTATGCTTGGCACGGTGGGCCGCCAGTGTAACAGAACCTCAAAAGCCATTGACGGCTGCGAGCTGATGTGCTGCGGTCGTGGCTTCCAGACgcaggaggtggaggtggtggacaGGTGCAGCTGTAAATTCCACTGGTGCTGTTATGTCAAATGCAAACAGTGCCGCAAAATGGTGGAGATGCACACTTGCCGGTGA